In Desulfosporosinus youngiae DSM 17734, the genomic stretch GCAACTGGGGCAGGGGCCACAGGAGCCACAGGTGCTACAGGAGTAGCGGGAGTTGGGGCTATCATTCCGTATGCATCAGGGGAGCCTATTTCGATAACCACGATTGCCCTTGGATTAGTAGGTCTTCCTAGTTTTGTTGGGTTCGGAAACTCCGTCCAGGGTCTTACTGCTCTTGGGGCAACTATTGACTTGACCGGTGTTGGTGGACTTCTGAATTTTGCTTATTCGGTTCCCCGGGATGGAACTATAACTTCGATAGCCGCTTTCTTTAGTGTTACGGCAGCATTAGCTTTAGCTGGCTCAACAGTTACCATTACAGCTCAGTTATACAGCTCAACTACCCCAGATAATATTTTTTCTCCAATTGCGGGTACTGCGGTAACTTTAGCGCCGGCTCTGACAGGAGTAGTTTCCGTGGGCGATATAAGTAATGGTATTGTAACTGGATTAGCGATACCAGTAACGGCTGAGACGAGATTATTAATGGTATTTTCTGCAGAAGCTGCAGGTCTGTCACTAATTAATATTGTAGCAGGGTATGCCAGTGCGGGTGTTGCGATATCATAAACACATTGACTTGTTGGAAATCATCAGATTAAAATTATTTATTTTGATAAAAGAGGCTAGGCTAAAAAAACAGCAGGTAAGAACCGTCTGAAACATTAAGTTTCAGGCGGTTTTTCGCTGTAAAGGGGAAAAATCACAAAATAGAATATATATGTAGCCAAGTGGAAGGTTGATCTGTTCTAACAATTATTGAATAGAGTAACAGAAATGGATCATGTACATAAAATAATATAAAACCATAATGTGGAAGGTTTTTAAACTGTTCTTAGAACTATGCCCAGCTTCAAGGTAGGAATTAATTAGTTCGACAAAAAGATATTACAAATTATGTGAAGGGGACGAGAGAATGCCAGAATTAACCACCGGATTAATCGAAAATACTCCGGTCGGCGGTGTAAGACCAACTTCATCTTTTACGGTAAGAATCACTAATGATGATACAAGTGCTGCTGACCTTGAAATTTTAGGTTTTTTCGTAACAGGAACCATAAAGACATTGTATGTCCAAGAATTATTTGATTTAGCAGTGGGAGATGTTGAAACCAGAGAATATTTTGCACAGTTTGACGCTTTTGAATTTCAGTTCATAACAAACTCGGATAGAGTGGAAATATCTGCGTGGGGAAAAGATGCCACTGGAAATTTGGTACCGGCTCATCGTGTATTGCCAGCGGAACTCGATATACTTGGTTCGATAGGCATAACAGGAGCCACAGGAGCGACAGGGACTGCAGGAGTGACAGGAGCCACGGGAGCGACAGGAACTGCAGGAGTGACAGGAGCCACAGGAGCGACAGGAACTGCAGGAGCGACAGGAGCGACAGGAACTGCAGGAGCTACAGGAGCCACGGGAGCGACAGGAACTGCAGGAGCGACAGGGGCCACGGGAGCGACAGGCGATGCAGGAGCGACAGGGGCCACGGGAGCGACGGGCGATGCAGGAGCGACAGGGGCCACGGGAGCGACAGGCGATGCCGGAGCTACAGGAGCCACGGGAGCGACAGGCGATGCCGGAGCTACAGGAGTCACGGGAGCGACGGGTGATGCCGGAGCGACGGGTGATGCCGGAGCCACAGGGGCCACGGGAGCGACAGGTGAGACAGGAGCTACAGGAGCCACGGGAGCGACAGGAGATGCCGGAGCGACAGGAGATGCCGGAGCTACAGGAGCCACAGGAGCCACGGGAGCGACAGGCGATGCCGGAGCTACAGGGGCCACGGGAGCGACAGGTGATGCAGGAGCTACAGGGGCCACGGGAGCGACAGGCGATGCAGGAGCGACAGGGGCCACGGGAGCGACAGGAGATGCCGGAGCTACAGGAGCTACGGGAGCGACAGGAGATGCCGGAGCTACAGGAGCCACGGGAGCGACGGGCGATGCCGGAGCTACAGGGGCCACGGGAGCGACAGGTGATGCAGGAGCTACAGGGGCCACGGGAGCGACAGGCGATGCAGGAGCTACAGGGGCCACGGGAGCTACAGGAGATGCCGGAGCTACAGGAGCCACGGGAGCGACAGGAGATGCCGGAGCTACAGGAGCCACGGGAGCGACAGGAGATGCCGGAGCTACAGGGGCCACGGGAGCGACAGGAGATGCCGGAGCTACAGGAGCTACGGGAGCGACAGGAGATGCCGGAGCTACAGGGGCCACGGGAGCGACAGGAGATGCCGGAGCTACAGGAGCCACGGGAGCGACGGGCGATGCCGGAGCTACAGGAGCCACGGGAGCGACAGGAGATGCCGGAGCTACAGGAGCTACGGGAGCGACAGGAGATGCCGGAGCTACAGGAGCTACGGGAGCGACAGGCGATGCCGGAGCTACAGGAGCCACGGGAGCGACGGGTGAGACAGGAGCAACGGGAGCGACAGGTGAGACAGGAGCTACAGGAGCCGCAGGAGTATAATGAGATAGACCGGAGTACCAGAAACCGTAACTTTATAAGTAATTGAGTGGCTATACTGCGGTTAATTTAAATTTTAGTCTCTTGGTGCGCCAAGGGACTAAAATTTTGTTTTCTTTCAAGATAGAATTTCACAATTAATTTATTTTGAATATCATACAGTAATCATGGTTTTAGAAGGAGAGGGAAAATGGAGGGTCAGAAAATAAGAATTAGTCTATGTATGATAGTTCGCAATGAAGAAGCTACAATTGCAAGATGTCTTGATTCTGTTAAAGGCATTCCGGATGAAATTGTAATTGTTGATACAGGGTCTTCAGATTGTACAAAAGAGATTGTCACAGAGTTCACGGATAAGATTTTTGATTTTATTTGGATTGATGATTTTGCAGCCGCTCGCAATTTTGCTTTTGGCAAGGCAACCATGGAATATGTCCTGTGGTTAGATGCAGATGATGTCTTTACAGAATGTGACCGTGAGAAGTTTTTGAAGCTGAAGGGAGATTTTGATCCCCTGGTGGACGTTGTCAATATGCCCTATCTTTTAGCATTTGACCAGTTTGGCGCAGCTACTTTTAGCTTGCGTAGAAATCGCTTGGTTAAACGAAGTAAGAACTTTCGTTGGATTGGGGCAGTACACGAATATTTAGAAGTGTATGGGCATGTTTTAAATTCTGATATTTGTGTAACACACAAGGGGACGGGAGGGAATGATTCTGACCGCAACCTCAAAATATATGAGAAGCGTAAGGCCAAAGGCGAAGCGTTTTCCCCACGGGATTTATATTACTATGCAAATGAACTGCTTGATCACCGACTCTATAATCAGGCCATCGAATTTTACCAGGAATTTTTAAAGACTGGACAAGGATGGGTCGAGGATAATATTTCTGCTTGCGGAAAATTGGCTGACTGTTACCAGAAATTAGAGAGGAATGATGAACAGCTTCAGTATATCTTTAAATCATTTGAATATGCCTCCCCAAGAGCAGAGTTTTGTTGTCGTTTAGGCTTTCACTTTTTAAGCGCTAAGCAATATGAACAAGGGATTTTCTGGTATAAACTGGCTACTCAATTGGAAAAGCCTATTGATAGCTGGGGACCAATGATTGAAGCTTGCTGGACATGGTTGCCGCATTTACAGTTATGTGTTTGCTATGATCGTTTAGGTAAACATGAGTTGGCCTATGAGCATAATGAAATTGCTAGAAGATATCGCCCTGAAAATACTCAGGTTATCTACAACAAAACTTATTTGGAGGGTGTTTTAGGAAAGATAAAGGCTAAGCAATAACCTATGTATTGAACAATAATTAAGAGGAAGAGGTTGAGTAATGTGGTGGTATTAAACTGGCATGAAGATTTTATTGTACACTTGGCAAGCCTTGTTCGGCCAAAGGTTTACGTGGAACTTGGCCTATACCATTGTGCGCTTTTCAATCGCATAATTCCTTTCGCTGAACAATTAGTTGGAGTGGATATTAGCATGGAAGCCGGCAACTATATGCAACAATCTTCGAAAACACGCTTTTTCAAGGGAACAACTCAGGAGTTTGCCAGGGAAGTAGAGAGCAATCCCTTTCAAATTGATATGTTATTCATTGATGCCGATCATTCAAAAGAGGCAGTAGCACAAGACTTCAAAGATTTTTTCCCATTTGTAGCCCCACACGGATTGATATTATTGCATGATACCCATCCTGGAAATGAGCAAATGATACAACCAGAGTGGTGCGGTACTGCCTATCTGGCGGCAGAAGAGTTATTAAAGGAATCTGGATCGGCGTATGAGCTGATGACGATTCCGATTTCACCTGGTTTAACGATTTGCAGAAAGCGTCAGGTTCAATTGTCTTGGCAAGAAAAACTATAAAGTGATAAGTATATAGGTGGGATCTTGACGGCTAGATAAACAGTGCTGACTCAAGGGCCGTTGCAGTTCACTACTGGACGGCCTTTGATAAATCTAGTTTGTACAGTTTTGCTGTATAACAACTTTGGGGTTAATTGAGGTTTACCCGACCATTTATTTATTAAAGTAAAAAAAGAACTTGTAAAATTCCATTTGACCCATGTAGATTAAAAGAAATAGAACCAGGCTTTAATTTGAAAGAGCAGCGAAGACTTAAGATTAATAGTCTTTTGCTGCTCTTTTAAGTTATTTAAGGCTTAGCAAAAAAGTTTCTACTTGGTCAGCGGTGCGCCGCCATGTCCAGGCTTGGGCAAAGTGATGTCCTGAGGATGCTAAACGATGACGTTCAGTATCCTGTGTCAAGAGATGATAAATCGCTGAGCTAAGCTGATCAATGTCGCTAGGGGGAACTAACAAACAGTTTTCACCGTTGCTAACATAATCGCGATTTCCCCCACAATCGGTGGTCACTACAGCTGTACCACAAGCCATTGCTTCAAGAGGTGGTAAGCCGAAGGCTTCGAAGTAAGAGGTATAAACGAAGAGGTCTGCTTCCGCATAAAGTTGCGCAAGCTCTTGGTCTGTTGTCGAGGTCTTGATTCGACAAGGTACAGGGCTTGCAAATTGGGCACTTTCTGGGATAGATACGGTTAACTCAAAATTAATCTTTTCTCTCAAATGAGTGACAGCTTGTAAAAACTCTGAGCCGCCTTTCCAGGTATACCCTGAAGTAGGGTCGCGCATGATGTAAAAAATGTTCTTGCGACCCGTTTGTGCAGAGAGTTTAGGATAAGGGCGGAATGTCGAAGTGTCTACTCCTCCCGAAATAACCGTGCTTTGCAAACCAGTTTCCTGGAGGAGAAGATGGCGGTGCCACTGAGATATCGACATGATAGGGGCACCGATTAGATAAGTCTGTTTTGCTATTTGCGACTCGGGAACCCAAAGGGGTTCATACCCCAGACTTAAACGAACCACACGCCCTTTTCTTGATTCCCAGGCAGGTTTGACTGTCAAATAGAAGTTTGGAAGTATAAAATCGGCTGAAGGGATGGAGGCAGGGGTTAGTTCTTTCACCCGTCTTAATTTGGTACGCAGCGGCCATACTTGGAGTCCTTTTTCCGGCATTACAACTTCAACATCATGTCCTTTATCAAAAAGGGCATTGGCAAGATGATAAATAAAACGGGCTCCCCCGCCCATTTCTAAACTAAGAACAGGAAATACAATCTTCATAGTTATACTTGTCCTCCCTTTGTTTTCCGGTACTACATACTATGCTTTCATATAGGGTATTTGTGTGTCAGATGGTACGTTAACAGAAATTTTGAATAGGATAATGAAGAAACGAAATTTTGGATGGAAGGATGTTCAGCCTGTGACAGTCAACGTCGTAAATCATAAGGAATTCCTCATTTCGATTAATGAACTACTTTCAGATTCTGATACAGTCCTAGATGTGGGCTGTGGAGTAGGAGAAACCCTCGAAAAATTCAGCTGTCCGATAAAAATCGGAGTCGATGCTCATCGGCCCTATTTAGAGAATGCTAAGTCGGGCGAACATTTTTTAAAGATTAATTTCAGGGCAGAGTGCCTTAAAGAATTATTTTTGCCGAATTCGATAGATACTGTGACCTTGATTGATGTTATCGAGCATTTTGAAAAAGAGGTCGCTTGGGATGTCTTGCAGCAAGTAGAGGAAATTGCGGCTAAAAGAGTCATTATTTTTACACCCAGAGGGTTTTTCCGACAGCTTGACGTCGATCATTATAATTTAGGGGGAGAAAGCTTCCAACGGCATCGATCAGGATGGGAGGTTGAAGATCTTGAAAAGCTTGGGTACAGTATTACAATTTTTAGCCAGTTCCATGATCAGAGTAATAAGGCTTTTTTGGAGGTTTATGGCGAAAATGCTAAACCTGTCGATGCCCTTTTGGCTTGGAAGGAGATGTCGGAATAATTGTCTGGTATCGGAAGGTGAAGATTGGAAGTAAAAAATTTTAACCTAGGATTGAGCTAACTGATAAAGCAAGGCTTCTAACTTATTGGCAGCGTTTCGCCATGTCCAAGACTGAGCAAACTGCAAACCAGCAAGGGCAACTCGATTTCGTACGGTTTCCTGAGTTAATAGATGAGCTAGTATGAGGGTTAGCTGATGAATATCACTGGGGGGAACGAGAAAACAGTTCCCTCCATTTTTTGTATAATCCCGGTTACCGCCATTATCAGTAGTCACTACCGCAGTCCCACAAGCCATGGCCTCTAAGGGAGGCATAGAAAAGGCCTCGAAGTAAGACGTTGAAACAAAAATATCTGCTTGTGCATAGAAGCGGGCCATATCAATGTCAGCTTGGGCTTTTACAATCTCATAAGGAAGAGGGGCCTGGTAGTTTGCTCCTTCCGGAGCTACAACTTGTATATCAAAATCTGGAACCAATTGTGCTAAACTCTTACAAGCTTCCCAAAAATCTTCTGAGCCTTTCCAAGTATAGCCATGCTCCCTGGAACGAAGAATATAGGCAATGGTTAATCGTCCTGTAGAAAGAGATCTTTTAGGACTGGGTAAAAAAACAGAGGTGTCTACCCCTCCGGGAATAACGGTACTGTTCTTCCCGGTTTCTTGCAGAATTACTTGGCGATGCCATTCGGATATGGAAATAATCGGAGCATCGATTTGGTAAGAAGCTAGTGCTTTTTCTTTTTCTGCAACCCATAAGGGCTCATAACCTAGGCTTAGTCGTACGACTTGGCCTTTTTTCGATTCCCAGGCAGGAAAAACAGTGGGATAAAAATTTGGAAGTATGAAATCTGCTGAAGGGATTCTATCAGGAGTGAGCTCTTGAACTCTGGTTATCTGAGCACGCAGTGGCCAAGCAATTGCAGCTTGTTCTGGAAGCACTATCTCTACATTGTGTCCTTTATCCACCATCTCGTTGGCCAGTTGATAAATAAAGCGTGTTCCCCCAGTTTCCAGGCTTATAACAGGAATGACTATTTTCATGTTTTGTCCTCCAAAAAGTTATTGTCTTTTCAGTGTATGTTATATCGATTAACAAGGTTGCAAGATATTAGAGCAAATCCGCTATTGAAGGAATTATTTCTAGCAGATATATTCCTTTGTTTGTGTCAACAAGGAGTGGACTGCCATAACCTATAGTGATGATATTGGAGGAGGATGGTTCCAATAATGAAAATCTGTGTCGTTGGGTTGGGGAATATTGGGTTTAATCTGTTCGTTTATCTGGATCAGAAATTCCCTGGAGAGGTCATTGGAGTCGATGTGAATGAGGGCCGAGTAAAAGAACTGCGACGCCAAGGATATAGAGTGACCGCAGATTATAGAGCGTTA encodes the following:
- a CDS encoding glycosyltransferase family 4 protein gives rise to the protein MKIVFPVLSLEMGGGARFIYHLANALFDKGHDVEVVMPEKGLQVWPLRTKLRRVKELTPASIPSADFILPNFYLTVKPAWESRKGRVVRLSLGYEPLWVPESQIAKQTYLIGAPIMSISQWHRHLLLQETGLQSTVISGGVDTSTFRPYPKLSAQTGRKNIFYIMRDPTSGYTWKGGSEFLQAVTHLREKINFELTVSIPESAQFASPVPCRIKTSTTDQELAQLYAEADLFVYTSYFEAFGLPPLEAMACGTAVVTTDCGGNRDYVSNGENCLLVPPSDIDQLSSAIYHLLTQDTERHRLASSGHHFAQAWTWRRTADQVETFLLSLK
- a CDS encoding tetratricopeptide repeat-containing glycosyltransferase family 2 protein, which produces MEGQKIRISLCMIVRNEEATIARCLDSVKGIPDEIVIVDTGSSDCTKEIVTEFTDKIFDFIWIDDFAAARNFAFGKATMEYVLWLDADDVFTECDREKFLKLKGDFDPLVDVVNMPYLLAFDQFGAATFSLRRNRLVKRSKNFRWIGAVHEYLEVYGHVLNSDICVTHKGTGGNDSDRNLKIYEKRKAKGEAFSPRDLYYYANELLDHRLYNQAIEFYQEFLKTGQGWVEDNISACGKLADCYQKLERNDEQLQYIFKSFEYASPRAEFCCRLGFHFLSAKQYEQGIFWYKLATQLEKPIDSWGPMIEACWTWLPHLQLCVCYDRLGKHELAYEHNEIARRYRPENTQVIYNKTYLEGVLGKIKAKQ
- a CDS encoding glycosyltransferase family 4 protein codes for the protein MKIVIPVISLETGGTRFIYQLANEMVDKGHNVEIVLPEQAAIAWPLRAQITRVQELTPDRIPSADFILPNFYPTVFPAWESKKGQVVRLSLGYEPLWVAEKEKALASYQIDAPIISISEWHRQVILQETGKNSTVIPGGVDTSVFLPSPKRSLSTGRLTIAYILRSREHGYTWKGSEDFWEACKSLAQLVPDFDIQVVAPEGANYQAPLPYEIVKAQADIDMARFYAQADIFVSTSYFEAFSMPPLEAMACGTAVVTTDNGGNRDYTKNGGNCFLVPPSDIHQLTLILAHLLTQETVRNRVALAGLQFAQSWTWRNAANKLEALLYQLAQS
- a CDS encoding class I SAM-dependent methyltransferase is translated as MVVLNWHEDFIVHLASLVRPKVYVELGLYHCALFNRIIPFAEQLVGVDISMEAGNYMQQSSKTRFFKGTTQEFAREVESNPFQIDMLFIDADHSKEAVAQDFKDFFPFVAPHGLILLHDTHPGNEQMIQPEWCGTAYLAAEELLKESGSAYELMTIPISPGLTICRKRQVQLSWQEKL
- a CDS encoding class I SAM-dependent methyltransferase codes for the protein MKKRNFGWKDVQPVTVNVVNHKEFLISINELLSDSDTVLDVGCGVGETLEKFSCPIKIGVDAHRPYLENAKSGEHFLKINFRAECLKELFLPNSIDTVTLIDVIEHFEKEVAWDVLQQVEEIAAKRVIIFTPRGFFRQLDVDHYNLGGESFQRHRSGWEVEDLEKLGYSITIFSQFHDQSNKAFLEVYGENAKPVDALLAWKEMSE